Proteins from a single region of Pseudopedobacter saltans DSM 12145:
- the pepT gene encoding peptidase T yields the protein MNIKHTVTQRFLKYVQIDTQSDPLSPSTPSTNKQKNLGNILVKELKEIGADAVEIDENGYVYATIPSNTDKEVPAICFCSHMDTSPDCSGQNVKPIIHKNYQGQDIVLPDDKSIVIKLTEHPDLKDQIGNDIITASGTTLLGADNKAGIAAIMDATNYLINTPEIKHGDIKILFTPDEEIGRGVDKVNLQKLNAKFGYTIDGETLGSFEDETFSADGMEVIIHGVSAHPGFAKGKMVNAIKIASEVIAALPKDRLSPESTDKKLGFVHPTRIEGEVEKATISFIIRDFEDELLEQHENEIRTVTEKILQNYPEAKAKFVVKEQYRNMKKVIAQYPQVSEYALEAIKRSGLTPKPQSIRGGTDGSRLSFMGLPCPNIFAGEHAFHSKQEWVSVQDMEAAVRTIVNLASIWEERA from the coding sequence ATGAACATAAAACACACTGTAACTCAGCGCTTTTTAAAATATGTACAAATAGACACCCAGTCGGACCCTTTATCGCCATCTACACCATCTACGAATAAACAAAAAAACTTAGGGAACATTCTGGTTAAAGAGCTTAAAGAAATAGGAGCAGACGCTGTTGAAATTGACGAAAATGGATATGTTTATGCAACCATTCCATCCAACACAGACAAAGAAGTTCCGGCTATTTGTTTTTGTTCCCATATGGATACCTCGCCAGATTGTAGTGGACAAAATGTAAAACCAATCATTCATAAAAACTATCAGGGACAAGATATCGTACTGCCAGACGACAAATCCATTGTAATAAAGCTAACAGAACACCCGGATTTAAAAGATCAGATTGGAAATGACATTATTACTGCAAGCGGAACAACACTTTTAGGCGCGGATAATAAAGCTGGTATTGCAGCTATTATGGATGCAACAAATTATCTTATCAATACACCGGAAATAAAACATGGTGATATCAAGATATTATTTACTCCCGATGAAGAAATTGGACGAGGTGTAGATAAAGTAAATTTACAAAAGTTAAATGCAAAATTTGGCTATACGATAGATGGAGAAACGCTTGGCTCATTTGAGGATGAAACTTTCTCCGCCGATGGCATGGAAGTAATTATACATGGTGTAAGCGCACATCCTGGATTTGCAAAGGGAAAAATGGTTAATGCGATTAAGATAGCAAGTGAAGTTATAGCTGCTTTACCCAAAGATAGACTTTCTCCAGAATCAACAGATAAAAAGTTGGGCTTTGTACATCCAACAAGAATTGAAGGCGAGGTGGAAAAAGCAACAATAAGTTTTATTATTAGGGACTTTGAAGATGAACTACTGGAACAACATGAAAATGAGATAAGGACGGTAACAGAAAAAATCTTACAAAATTATCCTGAAGCCAAAGCAAAATTTGTAGTTAAAGAACAATACCGAAACATGAAAAAAGTTATTGCTCAATATCCCCAAGTCAGCGAATACGCCTTAGAAGCCATAAAAAGATCAGGGCTAACACCTAAACCACAAAGTATAAGAGGAGGGACAGACGGCTCAAGATTATCATTTATGGGCTTACCATGCCCAAATATCTTTGCAGGAGAACATGCCTTCCATAGTAAACAAGAATGGGTAAGCGTTCAGGATATGGAAGCTGCAGTTCGAACAATTGTCAATCTCGCTTCTATTTGGGAAGAACGAGCCTAA
- a CDS encoding hotdog fold thioesterase: protein MIWFKDYTVEEINERSIYLAKLLGITYTEIGENYLKATMPVDERTKQPAGILHGGASVVLAESIGSIASNLIVDSQKFMGVGLEINANHLRPVTSGNVTAMCTPMHIGNKTHVWDIRLFNDQGKMTCVSRLTVAIVPKMENN, encoded by the coding sequence ATGATCTGGTTTAAAGATTATACTGTTGAGGAGATCAACGAACGATCCATTTATTTAGCAAAGTTATTAGGAATAACTTATACAGAAATCGGAGAAAACTACTTAAAAGCCACTATGCCGGTTGACGAAAGGACAAAGCAACCGGCAGGAATTTTACACGGCGGAGCATCGGTTGTTTTAGCAGAAAGTATAGGCAGCATTGCCAGCAACTTGATCGTCGATTCGCAGAAATTCATGGGTGTAGGCTTAGAAATCAACGCTAATCATTTAAGACCGGTAACGTCTGGCAATGTAACCGCAATGTGTACACCAATGCATATTGGAAATAAAACACATGTCTGGGATATCAGGTTATTTAACGATCAGGGTAAAATGACATGTGTAAGCCGCTTAACGGTGGCTATTGTTCCAAAAATGGAAAATAATTAG
- a CDS encoding DinB family protein — MYQPTTDEYAPYYKEYINNVINRDIIKTLKNQLNEIDDFLAEIPENKYDYAYAEGKWTVKQLVGHLIDTERVMAYRAMRIARNDKTPLPGFDENLYADSLDLSKRSYTDLVDEFLLMRQANLYFYKSLSEEDYYKKGTASDYTISVGALLFIIAGHVQHHFNVLKERYLNK; from the coding sequence ATGTATCAACCAACGACTGATGAATATGCTCCTTACTATAAAGAGTATATAAATAATGTAATCAACAGAGACATTATAAAAACATTAAAAAATCAGTTAAATGAAATAGATGATTTTTTAGCAGAGATACCAGAAAATAAGTACGACTACGCCTATGCCGAAGGAAAATGGACAGTAAAGCAGCTTGTCGGACATTTAATAGATACCGAGCGGGTAATGGCTTATCGGGCGATGCGAATAGCCAGAAACGATAAAACTCCTTTACCGGGTTTTGATGAAAATCTCTATGCTGATAGCCTGGATCTGTCCAAACGCTCTTACACGGACCTGGTTGATGAATTTTTATTGATGAGACAAGCGAATTTGTATTTCTATAAATCGTTATCCGAGGAAGATTATTACAAGAAGGGAACAGCTTCAGATTACACAATTTCTGTAGGCGCATTGTTGTTCATTATAGCGGGCCATGTTCAGCATCATTTTAATGTTTTAAAAGAAAGATATTTAAATAAATAG